A portion of the Chromobacterium sp. IIBBL 290-4 genome contains these proteins:
- the fdx gene encoding ISC system 2Fe-2S type ferredoxin, whose amino-acid sequence MPRIIVLPHPDLCPEGAVIDNAETGQSICDALLAHDIEIEHACEMSCACTTCHCIVREGGNSLNEADELEEDLLDKAWGLEAQSRLSCQALVADEDLVIEIPKYTINHAREHH is encoded by the coding sequence ATGCCGCGAATCATCGTACTGCCCCATCCCGACCTGTGCCCCGAAGGCGCGGTGATCGACAACGCCGAAACCGGCCAAAGCATTTGCGACGCGCTGCTCGCCCACGACATCGAAATCGAGCACGCCTGTGAAATGTCCTGCGCCTGCACCACCTGCCACTGCATCGTCCGCGAAGGCGGCAACTCGCTGAACGAGGCCGACGAGCTGGAAGAAGACCTGCTGGACAAGGCTTGGGGCCTGGAAGCCCAGTCGCGTCTGTCCTGCCAGGCCCTCGTCGCCGACGAGGATCTGGTGATCGAGATTCCGAAGTACACAATCAACCACGCCCGCGAACATCACTGA
- the iscA gene encoding iron-sulfur cluster assembly protein IscA — protein MALTLSERAAEHVGAFLAKRGKGLGVRLGVKTSGCSGMAYKLEFVDVENTEDVRFESFGVAIYTDAKSLAYLDGTELDYVKEGLNEGFKFNNPNVKNECGCGESFNV, from the coding sequence ATGGCACTCACTCTTTCCGAACGCGCGGCCGAACACGTCGGCGCTTTCCTCGCCAAACGCGGCAAGGGCCTGGGCGTGCGCCTGGGCGTGAAGACCTCCGGCTGCTCCGGCATGGCCTACAAGCTGGAGTTCGTCGATGTCGAAAACACCGAGGACGTCCGCTTCGAAAGCTTCGGCGTAGCCATCTACACCGACGCCAAGAGCTTGGCCTATCTGGACGGCACCGAACTGGACTACGTCAAGGAAGGCCTGAACGAGGGGTTCAAGTTCAACAACCCCAACGTCAAGAACGAGTGCGGCTGCGGCGAAAGCTTCAACGTTTGA
- a CDS encoding glutathione S-transferase family protein has product MFTLVIGNKNYSSWSLRPWLVLKMLNEPFQEQQIDLFLSDTKARILAANPAGKVPVLIDDKLRIWDSLAICEYLADCFPAARLWPDDNKQRAVARSIVAEIHAGFEALRGKLPMDISHQGIAYDRTPAVSLDIDRVIALWEEQRAKHAADGDFLFGHFTIADAFFAPICTRFQTYNIALQPQAQACARHILELPAMLEWYQAARCERRRPD; this is encoded by the coding sequence ATGTTCACCCTCGTCATCGGCAACAAAAACTATTCCTCCTGGTCGCTGCGCCCCTGGCTGGTGCTGAAAATGCTGAATGAACCGTTCCAGGAACAGCAGATCGACCTTTTCCTGTCCGATACCAAGGCGCGCATCCTCGCTGCCAACCCCGCCGGCAAAGTGCCGGTGCTGATCGACGACAAGCTGCGCATCTGGGACTCGCTGGCCATCTGCGAATACCTGGCGGATTGCTTCCCCGCGGCCAGGCTGTGGCCGGATGACAACAAGCAGCGCGCCGTCGCCCGCTCCATCGTGGCGGAGATCCATGCCGGCTTCGAAGCGCTGCGCGGCAAACTGCCGATGGACATCTCCCATCAGGGCATCGCTTACGACCGCACGCCGGCGGTGAGCTTAGACATTGATCGCGTCATCGCGCTGTGGGAAGAGCAGCGCGCGAAACACGCGGCGGATGGCGATTTTCTGTTCGGCCACTTCACCATCGCCGACGCTTTCTTCGCCCCAATCTGCACTCGCTTTCAAACCTATAACATCGCGCTGCAGCCCCAAGCCCAGGCTTGCGCCCGCCATATCCTGGAGCTGCCGGCCATGCTGGAATGGTATCAAGCGGCGCGATGCGAGCGCCGACGCCCGGACTGA
- a CDS encoding MvdC/MvdD family ATP grasp protein: protein MKVLIVSHSRDPYCPDLVAAALKARGAEPIRLNTDQYPTSVRLNLAPSSAAERSELLTGPAGERFSLDELGAIYFRRLALARNLPDEMPKPHKEAVYHECYAVLQGMLACSDAFQLDPFERVYQADNKPLQLKLARQLGMTVPETLTSNDPEAVRAFYHRFDGDIVAKPLRALTIRDDDVTRVMYTNRVREEHLRQLDSLANGPMTFQQYIPKALELRITVVGERLFCGAVDSQRGDKSRVDWRRDGAGLREEWRPYPVPEEMRRRILRLMDALQLNYGALDLIVTPAGEWVFLEINPAGEFVWMQTATGFPIADALAETLLGQAARRDARRVASPA, encoded by the coding sequence ATGAAGGTTTTGATCGTCAGCCACAGCCGCGATCCTTATTGTCCGGACTTGGTCGCAGCCGCGCTCAAGGCGCGCGGCGCCGAACCCATTCGTTTGAATACCGACCAATATCCGACATCGGTCAGGCTCAATCTGGCGCCGTCGTCCGCGGCGGAGCGCAGCGAGCTGCTGACTGGTCCCGCCGGCGAGCGCTTCAGCCTGGACGAGTTGGGAGCCATTTATTTCCGCCGTCTGGCATTGGCGCGGAATTTGCCGGATGAGATGCCGAAGCCGCACAAAGAGGCGGTTTATCACGAATGCTACGCGGTGCTGCAGGGCATGCTGGCCTGCAGCGACGCCTTCCAGCTGGATCCGTTCGAGCGAGTGTATCAAGCCGACAATAAGCCTTTGCAGCTCAAACTGGCGCGCCAGCTTGGCATGACGGTGCCGGAAACGCTGACCAGCAACGATCCGGAGGCGGTGCGCGCGTTTTACCACCGCTTTGACGGCGATATCGTCGCCAAGCCTCTGCGCGCCTTGACCATCCGCGACGATGACGTCACCCGGGTCATGTATACCAACCGCGTGCGCGAGGAGCATCTGCGTCAACTGGATAGTCTGGCAAACGGTCCCATGACGTTTCAGCAATACATTCCCAAGGCGCTGGAGCTGCGCATTACGGTGGTGGGCGAGCGGCTGTTCTGCGGTGCGGTGGATTCGCAGCGCGGAGACAAGAGCCGGGTGGACTGGCGGCGCGATGGCGCGGGCTTGCGGGAGGAATGGCGGCCGTATCCGGTGCCGGAGGAGATGCGGCGGCGGATTTTGCGCTTGATGGATGCGCTGCAGCTTAATTACGGCGCGCTGGATTTGATCGTGACGCCGGCCGGCGAGTGGGTGTTTCTGGAGATCAATCCCGCCGGCGAGTTTGTCTGGATGCAGACTGCTACGGGTTTTCCCATCGCCGATGCATTGGCGGAGACGCTATTGGGGCAGGCGGCCAGAAGAGATGCTCGCCGTGTGGCGAGCCCGGCCTGA
- the hscA gene encoding Fe-S protein assembly chaperone HscA: MALLQIAEPGLSAAPHQHRLAIGIDLGTTNSLVATVRSGSAAVLPDENGRSLLPSVVRYGDEGVLAVGYEAQKEQNRDPHNTIVSVKRFMGRGVSDIKDAGSLPYRFVDAPGMVQLHTRAGVKSPVEVSADILRALKDRAEQSLGGDLTGAVITVPAYFDDAQRQATKDAARLAGLNVLRLLNEPTAAAIAYGLDNSSEGTYVVYDLGGGTLDVSILKLTRGVFEVLATSGDSALGGDDFDHRVFCWMLEQAGVSGLSAHDMRLLHTRAREAKEALTDHASTRITAILTDGQSLDLELDQAALHAITKTLVDKTLTPVRKALRDAKISTDDIQGVVMVGGATRMPHVQKAVADFFGRAPLTNLDPDKVVALGAAIQANVLAGNKQDDEWLLLDVLPLSLGIETMGGLTEKIIPRNSTIPVARAQDFTTFKDGQTAMSIHVLQGERELVTDCRSLAKFVLSGIPPMVAGAARIRITFQVDADGLLSVTAREQTSGVEASIEVKPSYGLSDDEISRMLTDSMANVQEDIEARKLREAIVDAESLAEATRNALSQDGDLLDAAERAEVEAAVAAVSAAIAEGVTRRVNEASAALNHATETFASRRMDRNIQRALKGHKITDL; encoded by the coding sequence ATGGCCTTATTGCAAATCGCCGAACCCGGCCTCTCCGCCGCCCCCCATCAACACCGACTGGCCATAGGCATAGACCTGGGCACCACCAACTCGCTGGTGGCCACCGTCAGAAGCGGCTCCGCCGCCGTGCTGCCGGATGAAAACGGCCGCAGCCTGCTGCCCTCCGTGGTGCGCTATGGCGATGAGGGCGTGCTGGCCGTCGGCTACGAGGCGCAAAAGGAGCAGAACCGCGATCCGCACAACACCATCGTGTCGGTGAAGCGTTTCATGGGCCGCGGCGTCAGCGACATCAAGGACGCCGGCAGCCTGCCCTACCGCTTTGTGGACGCGCCAGGCATGGTGCAGCTGCACACCCGCGCCGGCGTGAAAAGCCCGGTGGAAGTATCGGCGGACATTCTGCGCGCCCTGAAAGACCGCGCCGAGCAAAGCTTGGGCGGAGACCTGACCGGCGCCGTCATCACGGTGCCGGCCTATTTCGACGATGCCCAGCGCCAAGCCACCAAGGACGCCGCCCGCCTGGCCGGCCTCAATGTGCTGCGCCTGTTGAACGAACCCACCGCCGCCGCCATCGCCTACGGCCTGGACAACAGCAGCGAAGGGACCTACGTGGTCTACGATCTGGGCGGCGGCACGCTGGACGTCTCCATCCTCAAGCTCACCCGCGGCGTGTTCGAGGTGCTGGCCACCAGCGGCGATTCCGCGCTGGGCGGCGACGACTTCGACCACCGCGTGTTCTGCTGGATGCTGGAACAAGCCGGCGTGTCCGGCCTGTCCGCCCACGACATGCGCCTGTTGCACACCCGCGCCCGCGAGGCCAAGGAAGCGCTGACCGACCACGCCAGCACCCGCATCACCGCCATTCTGACGGACGGCCAGTCGCTGGATCTGGAACTGGACCAAGCCGCCTTGCACGCCATCACCAAGACGCTGGTGGACAAGACGCTGACCCCGGTGCGCAAGGCCCTGCGCGACGCCAAGATTTCCACCGACGACATCCAGGGCGTGGTGATGGTGGGCGGCGCCACCCGCATGCCGCACGTGCAAAAAGCCGTGGCCGACTTCTTCGGCCGCGCGCCGCTGACCAATCTGGACCCGGACAAAGTGGTGGCGCTCGGCGCCGCCATCCAGGCCAATGTGCTGGCCGGCAACAAGCAGGACGACGAGTGGCTGCTGCTGGACGTGCTGCCGCTGTCGCTGGGCATCGAAACCATGGGCGGCCTGACCGAGAAGATCATTCCGCGCAACAGCACCATTCCGGTGGCCCGCGCCCAGGACTTCACCACCTTCAAGGATGGCCAGACCGCCATGTCCATCCACGTGCTGCAGGGCGAGCGCGAGCTGGTGACCGACTGCCGCAGCCTGGCCAAATTCGTGCTGAGCGGCATTCCGCCGATGGTGGCGGGCGCCGCGCGCATCCGCATCACCTTCCAGGTGGACGCCGACGGCCTGCTGTCGGTCACCGCCCGCGAGCAGACCTCAGGCGTGGAGGCCAGCATCGAAGTCAAGCCGTCCTACGGCCTGTCCGACGACGAAATCAGCCGCATGCTGACCGACTCCATGGCCAACGTGCAGGAAGACATCGAGGCGCGCAAGCTGCGCGAAGCCATCGTCGATGCCGAGAGCCTGGCGGAAGCCACCCGCAACGCGCTGTCGCAAGACGGCGACCTGCTGGACGCGGCCGAGCGCGCCGAGGTGGAAGCCGCGGTCGCCGCCGTGAGCGCAGCCATCGCCGAAGGCGTCACCCGCCGCGTCAACGAAGCCAGCGCCGCGCTGAACCACGCTACCGAAACCTTCGCCTCCCGCCGCATGGATCGCAATATCCAGCGCGCGCTGAAGGGCCACAAGATTACCGATTTGTAA
- the udk gene encoding uridine kinase has translation MSTPFIIGVAGGSGSGKTTVTNKVLETIGSEMAAVIIQDYYYRDQSHLTFEQRLGTNYDHPQAFDWPLLISHIDDLRNGRSIEMPLYDFANHTRSDKTVTVQPAPVIVIEGLFPLYDAALREMMSLKIFVDTDSDVRFIRRLKRDIAERGRTMESVIEQYLSTVRPMHNQFIEPTKRFADVILPHGANDPAVDIITTKVASLMV, from the coding sequence ATGAGCACTCCGTTCATCATTGGCGTTGCCGGCGGCAGCGGCAGCGGCAAAACCACGGTTACCAATAAAGTGCTGGAAACCATTGGTTCCGAGATGGCGGCCGTAATCATCCAGGACTACTACTATCGCGACCAGAGCCATCTGACCTTCGAACAGCGCCTGGGCACCAACTACGACCACCCGCAAGCCTTCGACTGGCCGCTGTTGATCTCGCACATCGATGATCTGCGCAATGGCCGCTCCATCGAGATGCCGCTGTACGACTTCGCCAACCACACCCGCTCCGACAAGACAGTCACCGTGCAACCGGCGCCGGTGATCGTGATCGAAGGCCTGTTCCCGCTTTACGACGCCGCGCTGCGCGAAATGATGTCGCTGAAGATCTTCGTCGACACCGACTCCGACGTGCGCTTCATCCGTCGCCTGAAGCGCGACATCGCCGAACGCGGCCGCACCATGGAAAGCGTGATCGAACAATACCTGTCCACCGTGCGCCCGATGCACAACCAGTTCATCGAGCCGACCAAGCGCTTCGCCGACGTGATCCTGCCGCACGGCGCCAACGATCCTGCGGTGGACATCATCACCACCAAGGTGGCCAGCTTGATGGTGTGA
- the hscB gene encoding Fe-S protein assembly co-chaperone HscB — translation MSQEFSQDFFTLFGLPRRFGIDAAQLDAAWRAAAAQVHPDRYAASPDAEKRSALMLATRVNEAYQTLKSPLNRARYLLLLSGVDTQEENNTRMPGDFLMAQMEWRESIDDARRSVDELETLSGRLRAEVKSMQQALAAALDAEADLDAAAVWVRKLRFMEKLDQEIGDAIESLLD, via the coding sequence ATGAGCCAAGAATTCAGCCAGGATTTCTTCACCCTGTTCGGCCTGCCGCGCCGTTTCGGCATTGACGCCGCCCAGCTGGACGCCGCCTGGCGCGCCGCCGCCGCCCAAGTCCATCCCGACCGCTACGCCGCCAGCCCCGACGCTGAAAAGCGCAGCGCGCTGATGCTGGCCACCCGCGTCAACGAAGCGTACCAAACCCTGAAGTCGCCGCTGAACCGCGCGCGCTATCTGTTGCTGTTGTCCGGCGTGGACACCCAGGAAGAAAACAATACCCGCATGCCGGGCGACTTCCTGATGGCGCAGATGGAATGGCGCGAGAGCATAGACGACGCCCGCCGCAGCGTGGACGAGCTGGAAACGCTGTCCGGCCGCCTGCGCGCCGAGGTCAAGTCCATGCAGCAGGCGCTGGCCGCCGCGCTGGACGCGGAAGCCGATCTGGACGCCGCCGCCGTATGGGTTCGCAAACTGCGCTTCATGGAAAAGCTGGACCAGGAGATCGGCGACGCCATCGAGTCCCTGCTGGACTAA
- the iscR gene encoding Fe-S cluster assembly transcriptional regulator IscR: MRLTTKGRFAVTAMLDLAMREERGPVTLAGISERQSISLSYLEQLFGKLRRAELVDSVRGPGGGYTLAKQLQDISVADIIVAVDEPVDATQCGGRENCRGSQRCMTHDLWTNLNVTIFDYLSKVSLASLVEEQLAKEQAATESRVVQDKRDGHGHHAASGAL, encoded by the coding sequence ATGCGTCTCACCACCAAAGGCAGATTTGCCGTCACCGCGATGCTGGACCTCGCGATGCGCGAAGAGCGCGGCCCGGTTACCCTGGCCGGCATCAGCGAACGCCAAAGCATTTCGCTGTCCTATCTTGAACAGCTATTTGGCAAACTTCGCCGCGCCGAGCTGGTAGACAGCGTGCGCGGGCCGGGTGGCGGCTACACGCTGGCCAAGCAGCTCCAAGACATCTCCGTCGCCGACATCATCGTCGCCGTGGATGAGCCGGTCGACGCCACGCAATGCGGCGGCCGCGAAAACTGCCGCGGCAGCCAGCGCTGCATGACCCACGATCTGTGGACCAATCTCAACGTCACCATTTTCGACTACCTATCCAAGGTCAGCCTCGCCAGCCTGGTGGAAGAGCAGCTCGCCAAGGAACAGGCGGCCACGGAGAGCCGCGTGGTGCAAGACAAGCGCGACGGCCACGGCCATCACGCCGCCAGCGGCGCACTGTAA
- the iscX gene encoding Fe-S cluster assembly protein IscX, whose amino-acid sequence MKWTDVNDIAIELAEAHPDVDPKAVRFVDLHNYVVDLPGFDDDHARGGERVLEAIQQAWIDEVE is encoded by the coding sequence ATGAAATGGACCGACGTTAACGACATCGCCATCGAGCTGGCCGAAGCCCACCCGGACGTGGATCCGAAGGCCGTGCGCTTTGTCGATCTGCACAACTACGTGGTGGATCTGCCCGGCTTCGACGATGACCACGCCCGCGGCGGCGAACGTGTGCTGGAAGCGATCCAGCAAGCGTGGATAGACGAAGTGGAATAA
- the iscU gene encoding Fe-S cluster assembly scaffold IscU, whose amino-acid sequence MAYSEKVLDHYENPRNVGSFEKGDDSIGTGMVGAPACGDVMKLQIKVGADGVIEDAKFKTYGCGSAIASSSLVTEWVKGKSLDEALSIKNTAIAEELALPPVKIHCSILAEDAIKAAVEDYKQKHAK is encoded by the coding sequence ATGGCATACAGCGAAAAAGTACTGGACCACTACGAAAACCCGCGCAACGTCGGCTCGTTCGAAAAGGGCGACGACAGCATCGGCACCGGCATGGTCGGCGCGCCGGCCTGTGGCGACGTGATGAAGCTGCAGATCAAGGTGGGCGCGGACGGCGTGATCGAAGACGCCAAGTTCAAGACCTACGGCTGCGGCTCCGCCATCGCCTCCTCGTCGCTGGTGACCGAGTGGGTGAAGGGCAAATCGTTGGACGAGGCGCTGTCGATCAAGAACACCGCCATCGCCGAAGAATTGGCGCTGCCGCCGGTGAAGATCCACTGCTCCATCCTGGCCGAAGACGCGATCAAGGCCGCGGTGGAAGACTACAAGCAGAAACACGCCAAGTAA
- a CDS encoding IscS subfamily cysteine desulfurase: MSQPKLPIYLDYSATTPVDPRVADKMIPYLTGKFGNPASRSHSFGWEAEEAVENARAEVAKLIGADPKEIVWTSGATESDNLAIKGAAQFYKSKGKHLITVKTEHKAVLDTCRELERQGFEVTYMDVQENGLLDLEAFKAAIRPDTILVSVMYVNNEIGVIQDIPQIGEICREKGIIFHVDATQAPGKVKIDLNTLKVDLMSLSAHKAYGPKGIGALYVRRKPRVRLEAQMHGGGHERGFRSGTLASHQIVGMGEAFRIAREEMDSENERIRMLRDRLWNGIKSMEEVYINGDIDQRVPHNLNVSFNFVEGESLIMAIKDLAVSSGSACTSASLEPSYVLRALGRNDEMAHSSIRFTLGRFTTEEEIDYAIELLKSKIGKLRELSPLWEMYKDGVDLNSVQWAAH; encoded by the coding sequence ATGAGCCAGCCCAAGCTACCGATCTATCTGGATTACTCGGCCACCACTCCGGTGGACCCGCGCGTCGCCGACAAGATGATTCCCTATCTGACCGGCAAGTTCGGCAACCCCGCCTCGCGCAGCCACAGCTTCGGCTGGGAAGCGGAAGAGGCGGTTGAGAACGCGCGCGCCGAAGTGGCCAAGCTGATCGGCGCCGATCCCAAGGAAATCGTGTGGACCTCCGGCGCCACCGAGTCCGACAACCTGGCGATCAAGGGCGCGGCCCAGTTCTACAAGAGCAAGGGCAAGCACCTCATCACCGTCAAGACCGAACACAAGGCGGTGCTGGACACCTGTCGCGAACTGGAGCGCCAGGGTTTCGAAGTCACCTATATGGACGTGCAGGAAAACGGCCTGCTCGACCTGGAAGCCTTCAAGGCCGCCATTCGCCCGGACACCATCCTGGTGTCGGTGATGTACGTGAACAATGAAATCGGCGTCATCCAGGACATCCCGCAAATCGGCGAAATCTGCCGCGAAAAAGGCATCATCTTCCACGTCGACGCCACCCAGGCGCCGGGCAAGGTGAAGATCGACCTGAACACGCTGAAGGTGGACCTGATGAGCCTGTCCGCGCACAAGGCCTACGGCCCCAAGGGCATCGGCGCCCTGTACGTGCGCCGCAAGCCGCGCGTGCGCCTGGAAGCGCAGATGCACGGCGGCGGCCATGAGCGCGGCTTCCGCTCCGGCACCCTGGCCAGCCACCAGATCGTCGGCATGGGCGAAGCCTTCCGCATCGCCCGCGAAGAAATGGACAGCGAAAACGAACGCATCCGCATGCTGCGCGACCGCCTGTGGAACGGCATCAAGAGCATGGAAGAGGTGTACATCAACGGCGACATCGATCAGCGCGTCCCGCACAACCTCAACGTCAGCTTCAACTTCGTCGAGGGCGAAAGCCTGATCATGGCCATCAAGGACCTGGCCGTGTCCAGCGGCTCCGCCTGCACCTCCGCCTCGCTGGAGCCGTCCTACGTGCTGCGCGCGCTGGGCCGCAACGACGAGATGGCGCACAGCTCCATCCGCTTCACCCTGGGCCGTTTCACCACCGAGGAAGAGATCGACTACGCGATCGAGCTGCTGAAGTCCAAGATCGGCAAGCTGCGCGAGCTGTCCCCGCTGTGGGAGATGTACAAGGACGGCGTGGATCTGAATAGCGTTCAATGGGCGGCTCACTAA
- a CDS encoding beta-ketoacyl-ACP synthase III, which yields MHKVVISGTGLFTPPHAVSNEALVEVFNAFVRKHNAEHQAQIEAGAMQPLAESSAEFIEKASGIKQRFLMDKSGVLDPERMKPYLPERANEELSLQAEMAVAAARQALEAAGKRGADIDMVIVACSNMQRAYPAMAVEVQQALDIQGFAFDMNVACSSATFGIQTAYNAIASGQARAVLMVNPEICSAHLNFRDRDSHFIFGDACTAVVLERAEQAASAHRYEVLGCKLATVFSNNIRNNFGFLNRCDETGIGQPDKLFIQQGRKVFKEVCPMVGEHIVSHLDSLGIAAGDVRRFWLHQANLAMNQLIARRVLGREADAVEAPVILDRYANTSSAGSIIAFHLHSHDLRSGDVGVISSFGAGYSVGSVALKKL from the coding sequence ATGCATAAAGTCGTAATCAGCGGCACCGGCCTGTTCACGCCGCCGCACGCGGTCAGCAACGAGGCGCTGGTGGAGGTGTTCAATGCCTTCGTCAGAAAGCATAACGCCGAGCACCAGGCGCAGATCGAGGCCGGCGCGATGCAGCCGCTGGCTGAATCCAGCGCGGAGTTCATCGAAAAGGCGTCCGGCATCAAGCAGCGCTTCCTGATGGACAAGTCGGGCGTGCTGGATCCGGAGCGGATGAAGCCGTACCTGCCGGAGCGCGCCAACGAGGAACTGTCGCTGCAGGCCGAGATGGCGGTGGCTGCCGCGCGGCAGGCTTTGGAGGCGGCAGGCAAGCGCGGCGCCGACATCGATATGGTGATCGTGGCTTGTTCCAATATGCAGCGCGCCTATCCGGCGATGGCGGTGGAGGTGCAGCAGGCCCTGGACATCCAGGGCTTCGCTTTTGATATGAATGTGGCATGCTCGTCCGCCACCTTCGGCATTCAGACGGCCTACAACGCCATCGCCAGCGGCCAGGCGCGCGCGGTGCTGATGGTGAACCCCGAGATCTGTTCCGCCCACCTGAACTTCCGCGACCGCGACAGCCACTTCATTTTCGGCGATGCCTGCACCGCCGTGGTGCTGGAGCGGGCGGAGCAGGCCGCTTCGGCTCATCGCTATGAAGTGCTGGGTTGCAAACTGGCCACGGTGTTTTCCAACAATATCCGCAACAATTTCGGCTTCCTGAACCGCTGCGACGAGACCGGCATCGGCCAGCCGGACAAGCTGTTCATCCAGCAGGGCCGCAAGGTGTTCAAGGAAGTGTGTCCGATGGTGGGCGAGCATATCGTGTCGCATCTGGACAGCCTGGGCATCGCGGCTGGCGATGTGCGCCGCTTCTGGCTGCACCAGGCCAATCTGGCGATGAATCAGCTGATCGCCAGGCGCGTGCTGGGCCGCGAGGCCGATGCCGTGGAGGCACCGGTGATTCTGGATCGTTACGCCAACACCAGTTCCGCCGGCTCCATCATCGCCTTCCATCTCCATTCGCATGATTTGCGGAGTGGCGATGTTGGCGTCATCAGTTCTTTCGGGGCGGGCTATTCCGTGGGTTCCGTGGCGTTGAAGAAGTTGTAA